One Sparus aurata chromosome 23, fSpaAur1.1, whole genome shotgun sequence genomic window, AAAGAAATGATTAAGCACTGTATTTTACAGTCTTTTTATGGTCTATTCTAGAGACTTACTGTGCTACTCATTTTTATCAGAGACtcaaaagaagaagcagaaccAGGACGATTCTGATGAGTACGATGACGAAGACGAGCCTGGTCCCTCCTTCCAGCAGCCTGCTGCAGGTCAACCCCAGGCAGGCTACATCCCTTCTATGTCCCAGCCTGGCATGCCACCCGGATCCGGTGCTCCAGGGATACCGCCGGGCAGCTACTCAGGTGGGAAACATAACTTGAATTGGAATTAGTCAACTATTCAGGTAATCCTAAATAACACTGAGTAAGTATCATGCTGTATTTTTACAGTATACAAAGGGTGATTATATAGCTATTCTAATTATATTCCTGCACATGTTACACGTTACACAACTGAGGAAGCAGTCCcatgtttcttattttttctagTATTTAACCTAAAACCTGATGCTGACATGGTGCTgtattttctttccctccctgcTCTTCTTCTGGCTATTCAGACATCTAATTCAGACATTAGAGTTTTATAAGCACATCTTCGTTCACAATTCAATTCCCTTCACTCACTAAAttttaccccccaaaaaataaatgctATTTATTCAGCTATTTTCAGATTGAAGTATAGGTTGGTTCATGTTGAAATAGGAACATTGATCAAGATGTCAGCAGAAGCATAACATAATTCctatcaacaatttttttgttttgttttaggaaTTCCCCCAATGCTGCCTGGTGTGCCACCAATGATGCCAGGAATGCCACCTGTTCTGCCAGGAATGCCTCCAGGGTAAGCATTAAAGATGATTAAAGATTTAATATTAATCCCAtcctatttgtttttaatatattaaCCAAGGACATTCTCCTTATAGGATGATACCGATGGGTGGGATGTTGCCTCCAGGTCCAGGGATGCCTCCAATGATGGCAGGTGTGCCACCGGGTAATGTCAGCACTCACTTCCACATCACTACCTTGATGTGTATTACTAatttaaaatgacaattttCTAAATTAAAGTTTGTCAATATGGTGAAACACCACTGTGGTGACTTCTCACTTGTTCCTTGGTATAATgaatttgttctgtttgtgaCAGGCATGCCTCCCCCTGTGGCCCATCGTCCAGGCATCACACACATGGCTCAGGTGCCCCCTGCTGCGAACATGCTGACAAGACCTGCTGTTCCTGCTGCAACTGTCCCCTCAGCTCAGCCTGATGTCACAAAACCTCTTTTCCCGATTGCTGGACAGGTAAAACCTTCATGAAACCTTTTCCGACTTCTTAATCTCCCTCAGCACTCTAACATGGGTAGCAAATTATCTGGGATGTTTGAGTAGCTTTCTCTGTGTAACAGCAGCTGGTATAAAGGAGACTTTAACCACCAATTTctttaatgaaatatttattttatttattttatttatttcttattcttTACTCTTTTCCTGTGCTGCAGATGGGTAACCGTGTTGCAAGTACAAGTGCAGGCTCATCAAGTGCAGACTCTCAGTCTGCTTCCCCTAAAGCTTTGTTTCCTACTGCATCACAAGTACGCAGCTCTATGCCTGCTCTACTCTGGCAACCTGCAGCTTTACAATTGGCATGCACACAATTGTGTATAGTTTGCCTGTGGTGCAGTTATTCTATTTCATTTGCCAATGCTACTATCGCAAGAAATCTTAACAGAGTGGGTGAAAAATAcctgaaaattattttttttatattaagcACAtgcctttgtctgttttatgtttGCTGCACATCTGCATTTATAGAATATGGCTGGAAAAAATTGCTTTATCACCTcaacaatgtaaaaaatggAGAGCTGTGCAGATTTGTAAAGTGGGCTTCTTATTTCTGAACTTCTGTACAACAAAGTAGCACAGCATGCTcttttggatttgttttcttGCAGGCTGGACAAAATAGGTTTCAGTCATACTTTAAAAGGTTATTCTGTTCTATTATTGATATGCGGTGAATATGTATAGATTTGAACAGCACAGCATACAGCATGTCCCCCTCACTTTTGGGGTTTAGTTTGATTTATTTCCAAATAAACACTAaacctaaatgttttttttttacccattatCTTCATACTTTCCAAAATTTAGAAGATGTTTCAACTATTTCTGTGTGCTCAGAGCAATTTGCTTTaccagcagcagtgagtgaaATGAAGGCTTTAAGACCAGGGTTTCACCTTTTAGGCTACATGAAGGCTTCTGCTGTAACTTCTGGTTGGTGGAGGAGGACCTGATATAAGTTTAGGTTAAATCACCTTGTTTCTTCAGTAAATTATTGAAAGACATGTTTTTGtataatttaaatatattttctcaCTTCTTTAGGCCTCAATAGATAATAAAGCACAGCACAATCTCAGCACATAAAGGCTTAATGACTCCTTAGCTACCACTAAGGGTACAAACAGAGTCCAGTCCATCTTAAGCCTGTATTGAAACAGTCATTTTAATGCCAAGCTTTAAATAGCCTAAGTATAAACTTCAATAATGGGAGTAACCTTAAAGTATGATTGAAAGTGTCCCCCGTTTGAAAGATAAATGCTGTTCAGCAGAGTCTCtaatgtgtttcctctttccCCCCTCAGAGTCAGCAGACAGTGTCAGGGTCCCCCCACCCTCCCCCCTCTACTTCCTCTGATCCCTCAAAGCCCACATTCCCAGCCTACACTCAGGCCACCGTAGCTGTGGTCAGCCCTAACTCTGGCAGTAGTACAGTCTCCAAACCTCCCTCTACTGTGACCAGTAAGCCTGCCACCCTCACCACCTCCAGTGCAACCAGTAAGTTGATCCACCCTGATGAGGATATCTCACTGGTGAGTAGTCCAGCTACAATTATCTTGATTTATAGTTTTTTCAGTAAGTAgcattttggggaaaaaaaggctcaTTAATCATAGCCACAGTCATTAAATGGcattttttatgtatatatgaaagtggtttattaattttactgtttattactTCTGGTTGAGATACAGAATTTCAGTCTGAAATCACTTGTCcttgtttgctttgtgtcctGTAGGAGGAGTTGCGGGCACAGTTGCCCAGGTACCAGCGCAGTGTTCCCCGCCAAGCCCAGAGCACCGCTACAGCACCGTCAATGGGTCCCGTGGGTGGCATGATCTCTCCTCAGCAGCCTGGCATGAGGCATCCTCTACCTGGTATATGCAATGTGCTAGTAGCTCAGATAAAAACATtccattttacacattttctttgtctaATAACCAAAGCAGTTTATTATTAGCTGTTGCAGCGTACAAAACTAGAACTGAAGTGTCATAATTATATatcattaattatcattatttattcattattattaccCTTTCTTTATAAATGCTATAATTTACCATGGAATTATGGTTCAAATTGTACAGATTTGTACCGATAAATATGACATTCCCATCTGCCTCAgatgtactttgtgtttagtgctaattagcaataCTACCAGGCTAACATGCCTGACTAAGATGGTGAGCATTATTCGTGCTTAGCATCAGCATGTTGGCATAGTCGTTTTGAGTATGTGAACATGCACTTGACATTTAGCTCGAGGCACCCCTGTGCCTCATGCTGCGttcatagcatagcatagcatagcagaGTTAGCATGATTACACACTCGATGTCAATGTTATAGTTGCAGTTACGACTTAAAAATGCATAAATCAAAGTTTGTCATGTAATTCAATCTACATTTTTTGAATATAGTGTTGTATTGTCAATGCAGAGTACTTTAATCGTCACACAACTAATTCTGTAATCATTGAACTGTCTTGATGACAAGAACGCTCATAAAGATGGAAATGTTTCAGATCTCTGCTGTATGACATGAATAACTTGGGTCTAACAGACCTGCCTGCATGGCTGTGGACTCTTACTAGCTATAAAACATTGTGGCTTTCACTGTATAACAAGACTGATTTTTggaggtaaaaaacaaaacaaccaacctgTGTTCTCTCAGGCCAGTATGGTGGTCCACCCCAGGGGATGCCAGGTTACATGCCAGGAGGGATGCCTCCGTACGGACAGGCCCCTCCTGTGGTTCCCCCAGGGTTCCAGGGAGCCCCTCCGAGGCCACCCATGGGTATGAGGCCCCCTGTCATGTCTCCTGGAGGCCGCTACTGAAGCCTGCCTTCCCCTCTTCAATAGGTTTGGACACTCAACCCTTTTCTAATGTCCTCAGCTGCTAGTAGACAAACCATTATTGGTATTCTAGTACGACGACGTACTGTTTATTCTACCACTGAGCTATGAGGAAGAGACACTGAATAAACGGCAAACAAAAGAGCTATAAACGCATCACAGAACGCATGGGAAATATTTACACTGTATTTAATCAAGACTATGAACTGTTGTTTCAAACCATCTCTGTTCTGtggctttttttccttctcatgtTTCATTTAGGTGTATAGAAGTGTAGTAGATATGGTTCGTAGTGTTGTGAAGGCGCTGGAGTTACATGGGCAGTACCCACCCTTTATCAAGGCAAGTtttatgtaaatacatttctgttctaAGCTTAACAGTGAGGCCTTCACAGCACATAGTGCTGTTGGACTTTGTGTCCCCAACTTTGTTTGGTGAGGGCTTCAATTaactgtttattcattcatgctCATGTTTTGTGTTCATAGTTTTGATGGGTAAATACTCCATCTACCTGAAATTGGTGAAGCACTAAATGAAATGGTATATGTATTGTTGTAAAACTGTATTACAATAAACTGT contains:
- the znf207a gene encoding BUB3-interacting and GLEBS motif-containing protein ZNF207a isoform X1, which encodes MGRKKKKQMKPWCWYCNRDFDDEKILIQHQKAKHFKCHICHKKLYTGPGLAIHCMQVHKETIDGVPNAIPGRTDIELEIYGMEGIPEKDMEERRRVLEQKNQETQKKKQNQDDSDEYDDEDEPGPSFQQPAAGQPQAGYIPSMSQPGMPPGSGAPGIPPGSYSGIPPMLPGVPPMMPGMPPVLPGMPPGMIPMGGMLPPGPGMPPMMAGVPPGMPPPVAHRPGITHMAQVPPAANMLTRPAVPAATVPSAQPDVTKPLFPIAGQMGNRVASTSAGSSSADSQSASPKALFPTASQSQQTVSGSPHPPPSTSSDPSKPTFPAYTQATVAVVSPNSGSSTVSKPPSTVTSKPATLTTSSATSKLIHPDEDISLEELRAQLPRYQRSVPRQAQSTATAPSMGPVGGMISPQQPGMRHPLPGQYGGPPQGMPGYMPGGMPPYGQAPPVVPPGFQGAPPRPPMGMRPPVMSPGGRY
- the znf207a gene encoding BUB3-interacting and GLEBS motif-containing protein ZNF207a isoform X2 — translated: MGRKKKKQMKPWCWYCNRDFDDEKILIQHQKAKHFKCHICHKKLYTGPGLAIHCMQVHKETIDGVPNAIPGRTDIELEIYGMEGIPEKDMEERRRVLEQKNQETQKKKQNQDDSDEYDDEDEPGPSFQQPAAGQPQAGYIPSMSQPGMPPGSGAPGIPPGSYSGIPPMLPGVPPMMPGMPPVLPGMPPGMIPMGGMLPPGPGMPPMMAGVPPGMPPPVAHRPGITHMAQVPPAANMLTRPAVPAATVPSAQPDVTKPLFPIAGQSQQTVSGSPHPPPSTSSDPSKPTFPAYTQATVAVVSPNSGSSTVSKPPSTVTSKPATLTTSSATSKLIHPDEDISLEELRAQLPRYQRSVPRQAQSTATAPSMGPVGGMISPQQPGMRHPLPGQYGGPPQGMPGYMPGGMPPYGQAPPVVPPGFQGAPPRPPMGMRPPVMSPGGRY